TTTCCCGGGTTTTTCCCGCGATCAGCCCGGACAGGTTGTCAAGCACGGCGTTCAGGTTAAAATCAATTTTTTCAATCGTCAGTTTGCCTGCCTCAATTTTGGAAAAATCAAGAATATCATTGATGATACCCAGAAGATTTTGGGCGGAAAGATGCACTTTTTCAATGTAATTGCGTTGTTTTGCATTTAACTGTGTTTTTAATGTCAGGTGCGTCATGCCAAGGATCGCATTCATGGGGGTTCGGATTTCATGACTCATGTTGGCAAGGAAATCCGACTTGGCCCGTGTAGCTTCTTCGGCCTTTTCCTTGGCATTTATGACTTCCAGCTCCGCTTTCTTACGTTCCGTGATATCCATAAGCCAGGCTAGAATCCTTTGCCCGCCGTTATGGTTGAGCCGCACAAAACTGAGCATGACATCCATTATTTCCCCTGTTGCGCTGTACATCTGAAGCTCTTCATTGACAACGGGTTCATTTCTATTCAACCTGTTGACTAATTCGTCCCGCTTGTGGGGGATTACATAGAGATTTGCCGGGCGTTCTCCTTTTCTCACCCCAAACATTTCCACAAATTGGGGATTGCAGAAATCAAGCACTCCGTGAGTTGAAGAGGCAACGCCCACCGGACTGTTATCCAGAATCAGGCGAAGGTTTTTTTCTGATGTTTTCAGGGCTTCTTCTGCGGCCTTTCGTTCAGAGATGTCCCTGATGGATGCCACCACCAAAATACCGGACCTGCTTTGTATGGGGCTTACGCTGATTTCCACGGGAATCAGAGCGCCTGTTTTGGCACGAATGGTTTGCTCCATACTGAATCTAACGGGTTTTGGGGGCGCAGTCTGATCAAGCAGTTTGGCTTTGACCTCCTTCATGCAGGCGTGTGCTTGTTCCGGAAACAGTATATCCACCGTGGCACCCAAAAGTTCAGCTCTTTCATATCCAAACAACAGTTCTGTTTGGGAGTTGACCAGGATGATATCACTTTCTTCATCACAGGCCATCATTGCGTCAGGTGCCGATTCCAGCAGTGCTGAAAACAGTTCCTGGTTTTCTTTAAGTTCCAGGGTGCGCTCCGCCACCTTTTCTTCAAGGTCCGCTTTTGCCGCTTCAAGGGTTTTTCGGGTACGGTCGCCCAGGCTGAGGACCAGAAGAACGCAAAACACGGAGAGGACCAGGGTCAGGCCGAGAATGATAAAAACGGCCGTTCGGATTTGATGGAATCCTGCCATGGCCTCTTCAATGTCTATCTCTGCTGCAAGGCCCAGGTCAAGGTCCGGATTCCAGAGCCAGACCCCGAAGACCGGAACGCCTCTGTAATCCCGGTAGCCTTGCATATTTTCTTCCATTGAAGAGGCTCCGTGCGTAATCTGTTTATCCGCCAGCCGACGCCGGAGCGCAAGGGCCTGTTTGGCCAAATGGGTCAAGGGCTGTTCCGATCGAGGTGTCTCTGTCTGAAACCCTTGGGTCAAATTCCCGCCCGGATCTCTAAGGTCAAGGGTCAACGCGCTTGATTCATACGATTTTAAAAGGCCTATCTCTTTAAGCTGAGCGTCGAACCGGCTTGGGGTGACCATTCTGCCGGTTTGGTCAAAGGCATAAATATCATCGGTTACCCATCGCCCAAAAGATCTCGTTAATTGTGTCAGATCTTTCAGGGGGGCGATCGTAAGTGCGATAACCGCAATGATCTCGTCGTCGGGTCCTGCAACAGGACTGACCACCACCATGTCGGATTTTATTTTTGAATTGCTGCTGCCAATAGGGGGAATCATTGGGGGTATGAAAAGTGTTTCCCCCATAAATGCTCTTTTCAAGCGGCCCGGATACTGCAGTGATACCGGATGTCGTATGCCGATAGTTGAATTGTCTGCGGCACCGATCACGAAATGATCCGGACTAATAATGCAAAAATCGGTATAGGAAAAGTCGGTGCCGTGGGTGGCAAAAAAAGTTCTGGCATCTTCCTGGGCTGCGGATGCCGTTGTTTGTTTTTCGGTGTAATAGTCATAAAGCAGCCGGCGGGTGATGCCGATAAGGGATGGCTTTTTAACTAGATGGTTTATGGAGGCCTTTCGATCCATGATCCACATATCTGCTCTGTCTTGGGTTAACTCCAGCATCAGTCGCAGATGGGAGGTCATGTCCCTGATTGTGGAATCCCGGGTTTTTTCCATCATCAGCCATCCTAAACTCGATATGGTCAGCACAAAAAGGCATAGTCCTGCAACAACCAGCAGGCGAAACCGGGGAGTGCCGAACAGAACCGCTACCCGCTCCTGGCCCATTCCTTTGGAAAGGATCAGGAGGATGACAAGGATGACGGCCGAAAAAACAGCGCTTAGTATGCCTATGGTTTTCGGCGTGATCGTTACAGGCGTTCGGTTCGAGTGGTCCGGTTCATCGGATAAGTTGACGTAATGATTTATGATTGATTGTTTCTGGGTTTCCGGTATGAGGTTTAATGCCTTTTCAAGGATGCTCGCAAGTTCGGGCCGGTCCTTGGGCGCACCGATGGCGAGTATGGAACCTGGCCTGTTCAGTCTGCCATGGAACTTCAGGCTCCCCATGACCTCCTTTCCCATGATATAGGCTGCAACCGTCCGGTTGCCTACGTAAGCATCCGCTTCCGCCCTGGCTACTGCATCCAGAGCCAAAGCCGTATCGGGGTAAGTCTTTATTTTTATATCTGGATATTTTTGCTTGAAATAGGAGACGCTGTAAAAACCTTTTTCCAGGGCCAGGGTTTTTTGGGCCAGGTCTTTTTCCGATTCATAATAGGTCCCTTTTTTGGGGCCGACGATAACATGAGGGATGTTGAGATAAGGACTTGTGAAATTTAAGAATTTTTTTCTGTCCGGCCTGGGGGTGATGTCCATGATGGCATCCAGTTCCCCGTTCCTGACTTTCTGCAGATTTTCGGCAAAAGGCCCCGGCACCACCATCAGCCGACCGCCCAAAGAGTGATTCATTGCCTTGATATAGTCAATACCGATACCGGCCGGGGTGCCTGTGCTGTCGATGAAATCCATGGGCGGCCATGCATCCATGACGCCGATTGTGATTCGGGGATGTGCCGTAAGCCATTTTACTTCTTTGCCCGTAAGGTTTTGCAACGGTTTTGCCACGCTTTGCAACGGGAGTGTAAAAAGTATGAGTATGACTAAGCAGACGATATGTTTTTTTATCTTTCTCATTACAGATTCCCTAAGGGCATTGGCGTGTAATTTTAACTATGGGTTGATCTGGGGTATTTATTCATTTTCGGTTGTTTTTTCTCCGGTAAGCGCCTGTTTTTCCTCTTGGGAATCGGCCAGTGAAGAGGCGATTTGTAAAAATTCGTCTTCAATCGTTGAAAGCATTTCCACCATTACCGGGTCAAAATGGGTACCACTTTCTTTAGTTATAATATCCATGGCTTTGGCATGGCTGAAGGGCGGTTTATAGACCCGTTTGGAAATCAGGGCATCGTAGACATCCGCAATGGCCATCAGTCGTCCGGAAACAGGAATATCTTCCCCCCTAAGGCCGTTGGGGTAACCTGAACCGTCCCATTTTTCATGGTGGGTGTAGGCGATTCTTCGGGCATACTGCATAAATGAGTTATTTCCCAGTTTTTCTTCTGCAATTTTAAGGGCATCTCTGCCGTATATGGTATGGTTTTTCATCTCTTCAAACTCTTCATCGGTAAGTTTACCGGGCTTGAGAAGGATGCTGTCGGCCACCCCGACTTTGCCGATATCATGGAGTGGCGCTGATTTGTAGAGCAGGTCAATCACCTCGTCGGTCAATATTTGTTCGAACGTCGGCACTGTTTTGAGCCGGCGGGCAAGAGCGCGAACGTACCGCTGGGTTCTCAGGATATGCCCCCCGGTTTCAGGGTCCCGGGTCTCGGCCAGACTGGCCAGGCTATATATGGTGACTTCCTGGGTCAGTGCCAGTTCCTTTGTTCTCAACGCCACCAGTTCCTGGAGATGGTCCTGGTGTTTTTTCAGTTCCAACTGGTTTGATACCCGGGCTTTGACCAGTTCGGGCGAAAAGGGTTTGGTCACGTAATCCACTGCCCCGAGTGCCAGTCCTTTGGCTTCGTTTTGTTCGTCTGC
This window of the uncultured Desulfobacter sp. genome carries:
- a CDS encoding response regulator, which produces MRKIKKHIVCLVILILFTLPLQSVAKPLQNLTGKEVKWLTAHPRITIGVMDAWPPMDFIDSTGTPAGIGIDYIKAMNHSLGGRLMVVPGPFAENLQKVRNGELDAIMDITPRPDRKKFLNFTSPYLNIPHVIVGPKKGTYYESEKDLAQKTLALEKGFYSVSYFKQKYPDIKIKTYPDTALALDAVARAEADAYVGNRTVAAYIMGKEVMGSLKFHGRLNRPGSILAIGAPKDRPELASILEKALNLIPETQKQSIINHYVNLSDEPDHSNRTPVTITPKTIGILSAVFSAVILVILLILSKGMGQERVAVLFGTPRFRLLVVAGLCLFVLTISSLGWLMMEKTRDSTIRDMTSHLRLMLELTQDRADMWIMDRKASINHLVKKPSLIGITRRLLYDYYTEKQTTASAAQEDARTFFATHGTDFSYTDFCIISPDHFVIGAADNSTIGIRHPVSLQYPGRLKRAFMGETLFIPPMIPPIGSSNSKIKSDMVVVSPVAGPDDEIIAVIALTIAPLKDLTQLTRSFGRWVTDDIYAFDQTGRMVTPSRFDAQLKEIGLLKSYESSALTLDLRDPGGNLTQGFQTETPRSEQPLTHLAKQALALRRRLADKQITHGASSMEENMQGYRDYRGVPVFGVWLWNPDLDLGLAAEIDIEEAMAGFHQIRTAVFIILGLTLVLSVFCVLLVLSLGDRTRKTLEAAKADLEEKVAERTLELKENQELFSALLESAPDAMMACDEESDIILVNSQTELLFGYERAELLGATVDILFPEQAHACMKEVKAKLLDQTAPPKPVRFSMEQTIRAKTGALIPVEISVSPIQSRSGILVVASIRDISERKAAEEALKTSEKNLRLILDNSPVGVASSTHGVLDFCNPQFVEMFGVRKGERPANLYVIPHKRDELVNRLNRNEPVVNEELQMYSATGEIMDVMLSFVRLNHNGGQRILAWLMDITERKKAELEVINAKEKAEEATRAKSDFLANMSHEIRTPMNAILGMTHLTLKTQLNAKQRNYIEKVHLSAQNLLGIINDILDFSKIEAGKLTIEKIDFNLNAVLDNLSGLIAGKTREKGLELIFNMDTTVPIFLIGDPLRLGQILLNLANNAIKFTEKGEIEVSISGIDILPHEAVLKFEVRDTGIGLSREQQAKLFQAFHQADTTTTRRYGGSGLGLSICKRLCELMGGTIGVTSEPGKGSTFRFTAKFGRTGQKKKKKQCIPQGLNGLKTLVVDDNQTFCRVITSYLEAFSFDVQAALSGRAAIEKLEKAEQDQSGQYDLIILDRQMPGIDGIETAGHIVQDMGLKKSPSIIMVTSHDRQAVMVQAATLGIDTVLSKPITPSMLLDAVMMAFGQQESGSVSRRKKTEEERPENFNNILGARLLLVEDNEINQELAVELLEQEGFFVEVADNGQIGVDMVSAQTFDAVLMDLQMPVMDGRMATRHIRSLDLERGQPPIIAMTADAMSGVKDEVLAIGMNDYVTKPINPSELFRVLVKWITPGKRVINATNAETTQNDEPNLPPLKGIDIAQGLARMGQNKKRYIHLLAKFHAENQETAAALEKAILDRDQETAGRLVHTVKGLAGTIGAKPLQTTAANLESGLRSNSGPDQIIPLRQKFKKELETILETLAPLTRTAEQNSPSESLEKGESQHLLEFLKPLVPHITKHKPKPVKEGLEKINGYTWPDQYRARLEELNTMVGKYKFKEAGALLTALISELEQFND
- a CDS encoding two-component system response regulator; the encoded protein is MEENEQSTILIVDDTETNIDILMETLGDTYDIQVALDGESALENVAEEKPDIILLDIMMPGMDGYEVCRRLKDDPLTHDIPVIFLTAMADEQNEAKGLALGAVDYVTKPFSPELVKARVSNQLELKKHQDHLQELVALRTKELALTQEVTIYSLASLAETRDPETGGHILRTQRYVRALARRLKTVPTFEQILTDEVIDLLYKSAPLHDIGKVGVADSILLKPGKLTDEEFEEMKNHTIYGRDALKIAEEKLGNNSFMQYARRIAYTHHEKWDGSGYPNGLRGEDIPVSGRLMAIADVYDALISKRVYKPPFSHAKAMDIITKESGTHFDPVMVEMLSTIEDEFLQIASSLADSQEEKQALTGEKTTENE